The proteins below are encoded in one region of Phycicoccus sp. M110.8:
- the rplB gene encoding 50S ribosomal protein L2, protein MGIRKYKPTTPGRRGSSVADFVEVTRSTPEKSLVRPLSKSGGRNSNGRITTRHIGGGHKRAYRVIDFRRHDKDGVPAKVAHIEYDPNRTARIALLHYADGEKRYILAPRGLEQGMAIENGPGADIKPGNSLPLRNIPTGTVIHAVELKPGGGAKIARSAGVRVQLVAKDGPYAQLRMPSGEIRNVDLRCRATVGEVGNAEQSNINWGKAGRMRWKGKRPTVRGVAMNPVDHPHGGGEGKTSGGRHPVSPWGQAEGRTRRPGKPSDKMIVRRRRTGKKR, encoded by the coding sequence ATGGGTATCCGCAAGTACAAGCCGACGACGCCCGGGCGTCGTGGCTCCAGCGTTGCCGACTTCGTCGAGGTCACTCGGTCCACGCCGGAGAAGTCGCTGGTCCGTCCGCTGAGCAAGTCCGGCGGCCGCAACAGCAACGGCCGGATCACGACCCGCCACATCGGTGGTGGCCACAAGCGCGCCTACCGCGTCATCGACTTCCGTCGCCATGACAAGGACGGCGTGCCGGCCAAGGTCGCTCACATCGAGTACGACCCCAACCGCACCGCCCGCATCGCGCTGCTGCACTACGCCGACGGCGAGAAGCGCTACATCCTGGCCCCCCGCGGCCTGGAGCAGGGCATGGCGATCGAGAACGGCCCCGGCGCCGACATCAAGCCCGGCAACAGCCTGCCGCTGCGCAACATCCCGACCGGTACGGTCATCCACGCCGTCGAGCTCAAGCCCGGTGGCGGTGCGAAGATCGCCCGCTCGGCCGGTGTGCGCGTGCAGCTCGTCGCCAAGGACGGCCCCTACGCCCAGCTGCGTATGCCGTCCGGTGAGATCCGCAACGTCGACCTGCGCTGCCGCGCGACGGTCGGCGAGGTCGGCAACGCCGAGCAGTCCAACATCAACTGGGGCAAGGCCGGCCGCATGCGCTGGAAGGGCAAGCGCCCGACCGTCCGCGGTGTCGCCATGAACCCGGTGGACCACCCGCACGGTGGTGGTGAGGGCAAGACCTCCGGTGGTCGCCACCCGGTCAGCCCCTGGGGCCAGGCCGAGGGCCGCACCCGCCGCCCCGGCAAGCCGAGCGACAAGATGATCGTCCGTCGCCGCCGCACTGGCAAGAAGCGCTGA
- the rplW gene encoding 50S ribosomal protein L23 yields the protein MSTLAAGKDPRDILIAPVVSEKSYSLLDQGKYTFIVDPRANKTEIKIAVERVFGVKVDSVHTLNRPGKTRRTRFGIGKRKDTKRAIVTLREGSIDIFGAGA from the coding sequence GTGAGCACCCTCGCTGCTGGCAAGGACCCGCGCGACATCCTGATCGCGCCCGTGGTCTCCGAGAAGTCGTACTCGCTGCTCGACCAGGGCAAGTACACCTTCATCGTCGACCCGCGCGCGAACAAGACCGAGATCAAGATCGCCGTCGAGCGCGTCTTCGGTGTCAAGGTCGACTCCGTCCACACCCTCAACCGCCCCGGCAAGACCCGCCGCACGCGGTTCGGCATCGGCAAGCGCAAGGACACCAAGCGTGCGATCGTCACCCTCCGCGAGGGCTCGATCGACATCTTCGGTGCCGGCGCCTGA
- the rplC gene encoding 50S ribosomal protein L3: MTTTATKTVKGVLGTKLGMTQVWDADNRLVPVTVIQAGPCVVTQVRDADTDGYAAVQIGFGAIDPRKVTKPLTGHFEKAGVTPRRHLVELRTADAAEYTLGQEVTVESFEAGQDIDVTGTTKGKGFAGVMKRHGFKGVSASHGAHRNHRKPGSIGGCATPGRVFKGMRMAGRMGGVRQTTQNLQIHAVDAEKGLLLVKGAVPGPRGGVVLVRSAAKGA; this comes from the coding sequence ATGACCACCACTGCTACCAAGACCGTGAAGGGCGTCCTGGGCACCAAGCTCGGGATGACCCAGGTGTGGGACGCCGACAACCGGCTCGTCCCCGTCACCGTCATCCAGGCCGGTCCCTGCGTCGTGACCCAGGTCCGCGACGCCGACACCGACGGCTACGCCGCGGTCCAGATCGGCTTCGGCGCGATCGACCCGCGCAAGGTCACCAAGCCGCTCACCGGCCACTTCGAGAAGGCCGGCGTGACGCCGCGTCGCCACCTCGTCGAGCTCCGCACCGCCGACGCCGCCGAGTACACGCTCGGCCAGGAGGTCACGGTCGAGAGCTTCGAGGCGGGCCAGGACATCGACGTCACCGGCACCACCAAGGGCAAGGGCTTCGCCGGTGTCATGAAGCGTCACGGCTTCAAGGGCGTGTCCGCCTCGCACGGTGCGCACCGCAACCACCGCAAGCCGGGCTCGATCGGTGGCTGCGCCACCCCGGGCCGTGTCTTCAAGGGCATGCGCATGGCCGGCCGCATGGGCGGCGTGCGCCAGACCACCCAGAACCTGCAGATCCACGCCGTGGACGCCGAGAAGGGCCTGCTGCTCGTCAAGGGCGCCGTCCCCGGCCCCCGTGGCGGCGTGGTCCTCGTCCGCTCGGCCGCGAAGGGAGCCTGA
- the rpsJ gene encoding 30S ribosomal protein S10, translating into MAGQKIRIRLKSYDHEVIDNSARKIVDTVTRAGATVVGPVPLPTEKNVFVVIRSPHKYKDSREHFEMRTHKRLIDIIDPTPKAVDSLMRLDLPADVNIEIKL; encoded by the coding sequence ATGGCGGGACAGAAGATCCGCATCCGACTGAAGTCGTATGACCACGAGGTCATCGACAACTCGGCGCGCAAGATTGTCGACACGGTGACCCGTGCCGGTGCGACGGTGGTGGGCCCTGTGCCGCTGCCCACGGAGAAGAACGTCTTCGTGGTCATCCGTTCGCCCCACAAGTACAAGGACAGCCGCGAGCACTTCGAGATGCGCACCCACAAGCGCCTCATCGACATCATCGACCCGACGCCCAAGGCCGTCGACTCGCTGATGCGCCTCGACCTCCCGGCTGACGTCAACATCGAGATCAAGCTCTGA